AGCATGACCTCGCCCGATATCCGTGCGGGTGTGTCGTTGCTCATCGCAGCGCTATCAGCTCGCGGCAACAGCACCATTCACAACATTGAACAAATTGATCGCGGCTACCAGCACATTGACCAACGGTTGAACGCAATTGGCGCAAGCATTCAGCGTTTGGGTTGAACAATGGCTTTCCAAAGCAAAGTGGAATAATGTTTGCGTAGCCCCTTGCCTCAACAACGAACTAAACGTAAATTGGCTCAAATTTTTGCAACATGAAGAATACAGGAATTTTCGCATTGGTTTTGATGATAGGCGCATGGCTTTTCACCACCACAGCAATGGCACAGAGTGCTGTAACCCCCACCGGCAAGGTCGGTCTCAACATTGGCGACACCGCGCCTGAGCTCGCCTTTAAAAACCCTGATGGCAAAGAAATCAAGCTGTCGCAACTCAAAGGCAACGTGGTGCTGATTGACTTCTGGGCTTCGTGGTGCGGTCCTTGCCGACGCGAAAACCCCAATGTGGTTGCGGCCTATGAAAAATACTCCAAGGCAAAATTCAAAGACGCCAAAGGTTTTGAAGTGCTGGGCGTTTCGCTCGATAAAAACCACGCCAGTTGGGTAAAAGCCATTGAGCAGGATAATCTTCACTGGCCACACCACATGAGTGATTTGGGCGGATGGAGCTCAGCCCCTGCGGCTGTGTACCAGGTGCGCAGTATTCCTGCCAGCTTTTTGGTGGACGCCAATGGTGTAATTGTCGCCAAAAACCTCCGTGGCCAAACACTGCACCTTGAACTCGACAAGCTGATTAAAAAGCTGTAAACAATACGGATTGAATCTATAAAACGGGCTCCTGAACAGGGGTCCGTTTTTTTTTTGACGAATTGCTCCATCGGCACATTCCGAAATCGTTCAAAAACTTCTGGAGCAACGCAAAGGATGCCGCTTGCAGCATTTTTTACGTTAACCACAGGGATTTTGGCTTAACATTGCAGAAATGAACTTTCTGACCAAACCTTTTCCCGCATTCAGAGAACCCAAACAAGTGGTTCAATCGGCCATTTTGTTTGGACTTTTTGTAGCCTTGTTTCTCGGCGTGTTCAAGCCTTTCGGACTTGAAGGTCTTGGCGAAAACCTGCTGTTGATTGCCGCGGGTTACGGCGTCATTACCTCCGTGTGTATGCTGATGATTCAGTGGTTGACCCCTAAACTTTTTCCGAATTTTTACCGCGAGGAACACTGGACCACAGGGCGGGAGATTGTTCAAACCATGGCCAATATTGTGCTGATTGCCGTGGGAAACTGGATGTACTCCTGGGCGCTGGGGTTTTTTGACGCCAACTGGTATTCCTTTGTTGTGTTTTTAGGATTCACTTTGGCCGTGGGTATCATTCCGGTGAGTATCCAGGTGTTGATTCGCCAGAACAGTTATCAACGCAAATACAGCAAAAGCTCTGATGCGATTAATCTCCAAATCGCCGAACGAACTGCGGATGCCCGCGATAGCCGCGCGATTCAAATCAGCGACGAGAACGGGAAAGTTGTATTGGAAACTGCTCCTGAAAAAATCATCGCTGCCGAATCGGCAGACAATTATGTGAAAATCTATTCCCTGGCCGACAACGGAGCATCCAACGAAATGATCCGCACCACCCTGGCTGCTCTGGAAGACATGCTGGCAAATGACCCACGTTTTTTCCGCACCCACCGATCATGGCTGGTCAATCTGGGCAGAATAGAAAAAGTGAGCGGCAATGCGCGGGGATATACCCTAAGGCTCGATGGATTTCAATCTGAAATTCCGGTGGCCCGAGGTCGGATTGCAGCCTTTGATGAGGTGATGGGTAAATTTTAGTTCACGAATTCCCTTTCCCGTTCACCCCAGGAGCCCCTACTGGCTTCCCATTCGTCCCAAAGCCTTCCCTGCGGCCCCATTTATTTGAATACACACACATTGCGCTGTAAGATTGCAGCAGTACACGCTTTTCACTGTTAAACTGCTATATCATGACCGCACAAATCTTACTCTACATTCACATTGCAGCTGGCACCATTGCACTGACGATCGGCGCACTGGCTGCATTTTCGCGCAAAGGCGGAAACCTGCACATACAGGCCGGGCGGGTATTTGTGATTTCCATGGCCGTTACGGCGCTTTCGGCCATTGTTCTCAGCACCATTCGTCCAAACCCCTTTTTGTTGGGCATCGGATTTTTCACAGGATACCTAGTATTCAGCGGCTGGATATGGGCACGGCGCATAAAAATTCGGCTTCGGTTGCGCTATGCAAAATGGGTGGCCTGGCTCAGTATGGCACCGGCCATCTACATGCTCTATCACGCATTTTCTCATGGGTTTATCAACTGGATACTGGTGGTGTTCGGTGGAATTCTACTTTCGATGGCCATTCCGGATGCCATCCGGCGTAAAAATCCCGAATCGCCCATTCGACTGCACGCCAGCAGAATTGGCGGGGCTTATATTGCTGCGTTCACGGCATTTCTGGCGGTAAACATCGAGTGGAGCTTGTGGGTGTGGCTCGGGCCCTCAGCAGTGGGCGCACCGCTGATTGCATGGGCGCAAAGGCGTTTCGCAAGATGAATGAATCCGCAAAGACACTAGTCTTGCCTCGCGTGGTAGACCAGAATTTTGACTCCTGCGCAGTAGCCCTTCCTCGTCCTCGTTGCAAACGAGGATTTAATGACCCCACGAAGCAGAGCTTCGCGAGTACGGGGGATACTATCCTGCTCCAGAGCCAATCCCGGCCCTTTGCTTCTGAATTGATTTTGTGAGCGCCTTATCACTGGTAAATTCTCTCTTTTCACCCGTGTAAATGATGGGAAATCTGTACTTTTCGGCTATGAAATGGTTCTGTGTGTATCTGCTACTTCTGTTGTGTACGTCAAGTGTATCAGCGCAAAAAATTCTGCCGGCTGAATCGCTCCAAAGGCTCGACTCCATGATTACCGCTTTGGATTATGTGATTGAATCTGAATTTGAGCACAGCTACATTTTAAGATATGACCCCGAGGGTGGAATTGTGGCCATGCTGCGAGAGAAGTTCTATGTGGACACCCCTAGAAAAACACCTGATCAGTATTACACGTTGTTTAAATTGTCGGAAATAGACCCCGTGACCGTAGAATTGCGCGAAGAGGAAAACGGTTTCGGCTTGCATTTCTTTACCGCCAATAATGCACGAGCAATCATCAATTCGATATATGTTGACAAGGAGCTAAAGATGCAGTCTGAGTCTGATAGACTGGTGTTGGGTTTTTGGCCTACAAAGGCCGACCAGGATTTGCTTGTTGCTCTGAAGAATGAACTTATCAGATTGATTTACGAGGTGTGGGAGGGCAACGTACCGCAATTCGAAACGGATGTACAAAAGCCGGCGGCGCTCTTTATCAACGGCGAAGAGGTAAAATGGCAGCAGTCTCCGACATCAAAGGACACTAAAAAGGATTGAGGCATATAGTTTATCCCAAATTATGCAATAGGAGGAGCGCTTAGCTCCGAACTACCTGCGCGCCGGCAGGCAGGCCTGACCGCCATAAATACTTCAATTTGTGTCAGGAGGACCTGCCCGCCTTCAATATCTTAAGACGGCAGGCGGACAGGTAGCTTCCTTGAATGCCGTGACTGAACTTGCACGCGTTTGCAACGTTTGCAGTTTTGAAACCTAAATAGATGGCTGTATACCGCGATTACACCTGGGCCTGCGGACAAAGTTCTGAAAGCACGCTTTGAAATCTTGTCGGAGCCACTGTTTGAATGAGGCTCCAAACCAAAGCCACCGTAGTTCCAAATGCGCCCGGGTTCTGTTTTGTTGGAGTGTGCCTGTCATGGCTAAAAGGAAAAATGCCGTTGGCAGCAAATCCCCTAACTGGCTAATGATCATGTCATGCCATCACCTCATCGCTATACAATCTTCCTCCCCTAAAACTCCGCGTTCTTCGGTGTCCTCGGGAAAGGAATCACATCCCGGATGTTGGTCATCCCAGTAACGAACATCATCAGCCGCTCAAAACCCAACCCAAAACCACTGTGTTCACAGGTTCCGAATTTGCGCGTTTCGAGGTACCACCACACGTGCTCGTCGGGGATGTTGAACTCGGCACACTTTTGTTTCAGCACCTCTAGCCGCTCTTCGCGCTGTGAACCGCCCATGATTTCGCCAATACCCGGAAACAGCACATCCATCGCTGCCACGGTTTTGCCGTCGTCGTTCAATCGCATGTAAAAGGCCTTGA
The window above is part of the Cryomorphaceae bacterium genome. Proteins encoded here:
- a CDS encoding TlpA family protein disulfide reductase, translating into MKNTGIFALVLMIGAWLFTTTAMAQSAVTPTGKVGLNIGDTAPELAFKNPDGKEIKLSQLKGNVVLIDFWASWCGPCRRENPNVVAAYEKYSKAKFKDAKGFEVLGVSLDKNHASWVKAIEQDNLHWPHHMSDLGGWSSAPAAVYQVRSIPASFLVDANGVIVAKNLRGQTLHLELDKLIKKL
- a CDS encoding LytTR family transcriptional regulator, with protein sequence MNFLTKPFPAFREPKQVVQSAILFGLFVALFLGVFKPFGLEGLGENLLLIAAGYGVITSVCMLMIQWLTPKLFPNFYREEHWTTGREIVQTMANIVLIAVGNWMYSWALGFFDANWYSFVVFLGFTLAVGIIPVSIQVLIRQNSYQRKYSKSSDAINLQIAERTADARDSRAIQISDENGKVVLETAPEKIIAAESADNYVKIYSLADNGASNEMIRTTLAALEDMLANDPRFFRTHRSWLVNLGRIEKVSGNARGYTLRLDGFQSEIPVARGRIAAFDEVMGKF
- a CDS encoding DUF2306 domain-containing protein, whose translation is MTAQILLYIHIAAGTIALTIGALAAFSRKGGNLHIQAGRVFVISMAVTALSAIVLSTIRPNPFLLGIGFFTGYLVFSGWIWARRIKIRLRLRYAKWVAWLSMAPAIYMLYHAFSHGFINWILVVFGGILLSMAIPDAIRRKNPESPIRLHASRIGGAYIAAFTAFLAVNIEWSLWVWLGPSAVGAPLIAWAQRRFAR